One Anolis carolinensis isolate JA03-04 chromosome 5, rAnoCar3.1.pri, whole genome shotgun sequence DNA segment encodes these proteins:
- the LOC100556446 gene encoding proline-rich protein 5 isoform X2 codes for MRTLRRLKFMSSPSLSDLGKREPAVLDERGTQQRRACSNATWNSIHNGVIAVFQRKGLAEHELYNLNEGVRQLLKTELGSFFTEYLQNQLLTKGMVILRDKIRFYEGQKLLDTLAETWDFFFSDVLPMLQAIFYPVQGKEPSVRQLALLHFRNIITLNIKLEDALSRSRARVPPSIIQMLLILQGVHESKGVTEDYLKLEVLLQKVVSPYLGTYGLYSSDGTIPHSSCILEKRYFRRSKSGDILAKNPVVRSKSYNNPLLTPVAEYETEGIPPNGTGIRRHSVSEMTSCTEAQGYSNLTTITDNGSKSSMVTMKNSQSGESERLSAGSAQCSNHLSAVEQQKGLFYPRDDQSRAYELARDSDLIAIAPTASPETIVDQILESIESDSDGIFIDFGQSCSSSSGYNVDVSRQSIV; via the exons GTTGAAGTTCATGAGTTCGCCCAGCCTCAGTGACCTGGGCAAGAGAGAGCCGGCAGTCTTGGATGAGCGGGGGACCCAGCAGCGACGGGCCTGCTCCAACGCCACCTGGAATAG TATCCATAATGGAGTAATAGCTGTGTTCCAGCGAAAAGGTCTTGCAGAACATGAACTTTACAATCTCAATGAAGGTGTGAG GCAGTTACTGAAAACGGAGCTCGGATCCTTCTTTACTGAATATTTACAG AATCAGCTGCTCACCAAAGGAATGGTGATCCTGAGGGACAAGATTCGGTTTTATGAAG GGCAGAAACTTTTAGATACCTTGGCTGAAACGTGGGACTTCTTTTTCAGTGATGTCCTGCCCATGCTTCAGGCTATATTCTATCCCGTTCAG gGAAAAGAGCCTTCTGTCCGCCAGCTAGCTTTGTTGCACTTCAGAAATATAATAACTCTCAATATCAAATTGGAAGATGCCTTGTCCCGTTCCCGAGCGAGGGTCCCTCCTTCAATAATTCAAATGTTGCTCATTCTACAG GGGGTTCATGAATCAAAAGGAGTAACTGAAGACTATTTAAAATTGGAGGTCCTGTTACAGAAGGTCGTTTCACCTTATTTGGGTACATACGGCTTATACTCCAGTGATGGGACTATCCCACACTCTTCATGCATTTTAG AGAAGCGTTACTTTCGACGTTCTAAATCCGGGGACATTCTTGCGAAGAACCCTGTGGTGAGATCCAAAAGTTACAACAATCCTTTGCTGACCCCAGTAGCTGAGTATGAAACAGAAGGAATCCCTCCCAATGGCACAGGTATTCGAAGACACTCTGTGTCTGAAATGACTTCCTGCACAGAAGCACAGGGCTACTCAAATCTCACAACCATCACGGACAATGGCTCCAAGAGTTCCATGGTCACCATGAAGAACTCACAGTCAGGAGAGTCAGAGCGCCTTTCTGCAGGCTcagcccagtgctcaaaccacctcAGTGCTGTGGAGCAACAAAAGGGACTCTTCTACCCAAGAGATGACCAAAGCAGGGCATATGAGTTGGCCAGGGACTCAGACTTGATTGCCATAGCCCCAACTGCCAGCCCTGAGACTATTGTGGACCAGATTTTGGAGTCTATTGAGTCAGATTCAGATGGGATTTTCATTGATTTTGGCCAGAGCTGCTCCAGTTCATCTGGGTACAATGTGGATGTCAGTAGGCAAAGCATTGTTTGA
- the LOC100556446 gene encoding proline-rich protein 5 isoform X3, producing the protein MSSPSLSDLGKREPAVLDERGTQQRRACSNATWNSIHNGVIAVFQRKGLAEHELYNLNEGVRQLLKTELGSFFTEYLQNQLLTKGMVILRDKIRFYEGQKLLDTLAETWDFFFSDVLPMLQAIFYPVQGKEPSVRQLALLHFRNIITLNIKLEDALSRSRARVPPSIIQMLLILQGVHESKGVTEDYLKLEVLLQKVVSPYLGTYGLYSSDGTIPHSSCILEKRYFRRSKSGDILAKNPVVRSKSYNNPLLTPVAEYETEGIPPNGTGIRRHSVSEMTSCTEAQGYSNLTTITDNGSKSSMVTMKNSQSGESERLSAGSAQCSNHLSAVEQQKGLFYPRDDQSRAYELARDSDLIAIAPTASPETIVDQILESIESDSDGIFIDFGQSCSSSSGYNVDVSRQSIV; encoded by the exons ATGAGTTCGCCCAGCCTCAGTGACCTGGGCAAGAGAGAGCCGGCAGTCTTGGATGAGCGGGGGACCCAGCAGCGACGGGCCTGCTCCAACGCCACCTGGAATAG TATCCATAATGGAGTAATAGCTGTGTTCCAGCGAAAAGGTCTTGCAGAACATGAACTTTACAATCTCAATGAAGGTGTGAG GCAGTTACTGAAAACGGAGCTCGGATCCTTCTTTACTGAATATTTACAG AATCAGCTGCTCACCAAAGGAATGGTGATCCTGAGGGACAAGATTCGGTTTTATGAAG GGCAGAAACTTTTAGATACCTTGGCTGAAACGTGGGACTTCTTTTTCAGTGATGTCCTGCCCATGCTTCAGGCTATATTCTATCCCGTTCAG gGAAAAGAGCCTTCTGTCCGCCAGCTAGCTTTGTTGCACTTCAGAAATATAATAACTCTCAATATCAAATTGGAAGATGCCTTGTCCCGTTCCCGAGCGAGGGTCCCTCCTTCAATAATTCAAATGTTGCTCATTCTACAG GGGGTTCATGAATCAAAAGGAGTAACTGAAGACTATTTAAAATTGGAGGTCCTGTTACAGAAGGTCGTTTCACCTTATTTGGGTACATACGGCTTATACTCCAGTGATGGGACTATCCCACACTCTTCATGCATTTTAG AGAAGCGTTACTTTCGACGTTCTAAATCCGGGGACATTCTTGCGAAGAACCCTGTGGTGAGATCCAAAAGTTACAACAATCCTTTGCTGACCCCAGTAGCTGAGTATGAAACAGAAGGAATCCCTCCCAATGGCACAGGTATTCGAAGACACTCTGTGTCTGAAATGACTTCCTGCACAGAAGCACAGGGCTACTCAAATCTCACAACCATCACGGACAATGGCTCCAAGAGTTCCATGGTCACCATGAAGAACTCACAGTCAGGAGAGTCAGAGCGCCTTTCTGCAGGCTcagcccagtgctcaaaccacctcAGTGCTGTGGAGCAACAAAAGGGACTCTTCTACCCAAGAGATGACCAAAGCAGGGCATATGAGTTGGCCAGGGACTCAGACTTGATTGCCATAGCCCCAACTGCCAGCCCTGAGACTATTGTGGACCAGATTTTGGAGTCTATTGAGTCAGATTCAGATGGGATTTTCATTGATTTTGGCCAGAGCTGCTCCAGTTCATCTGGGTACAATGTGGATGTCAGTAGGCAAAGCATTGTTTGA